tttatagactaaaatgtaatttattttatatatatatatatatatatatatatatatatatatatatatatatatatataacaagtgccatatcaataaattaataaaatgttaaacattttattatagttaaatgagttttatgttatttaaataagaaattgaaaaaaaatttatattataaaataaagtttatatactttattattattattactaaattaGTATATCGTCAATGTAAATTACGGATCTCCATTGGCATTTTACGATtaggatttttatttatttttttatttttaatttggggTACATTGCAATAAAAAATGATCTAGCGacctaattaaataaaaatttccaactaaatatatttttaatttatataaaaagtagGGTAACATCCTTTctgcttattaaaaaaaaaagtcctaACATACTGGCAATGAATTTGCTTCTCCTGTTAGTAATCTCTCTCttccctttttttcttttttcattttggTCACTGCAAAAGCTAGCTACGTtaaacctttttctttttctctctttttggaGAAATCattggaaaaaggaaaaaaacgaAAAGCAAAGAAAAGGATGTTGGAGCCCAACACaagtagggatgtaaacggataGGGTACCCacgaaaattaaactattcgAATCCGAATCTGATTTATGTTagtaatatttgaatttattttgaatccgattaaaaattaatttaaactatctgAATCTGtaccaaacccgattattaatatccgaataaaatccgaacccatttaattttatatattttaattaataatttatataaaaaatatttttaattaataattttcatttaaaaattttaatatttctaaaaaatatttaaatttaaatttttaaataaaaatatataaaaaaaaatataaatattattgtaaaatatattttttatattaaattaattatttatataaacgggttcgggtGATGGGTACCCTGTACATAAAATCCAAATCCGATCCGAATccgcaacgggtattatttttaaaattcgaaCCCGTTTcaaacccgattataactaTCCAAATCCGTTTTATTAGAGTTCGGTCGGATCGAGTACCCGAAAATACCCGATCCTAAACACAAGTAGGCAACAGGGCCTCCTAAGCGCCATTGcttcatttatttattcttaattatttttgggagtgctttttttttttatggaagtTTGGAAGTAATTAACTAGAGTTAATTTTCCAACATTGTGCTATTTGCATAGTTTTAATATAtgtgaataattttttattgttaaattagaaaattattttcaattataaCAAGTGACATACTTTTTATATTCTTTATGttgttgtaaaaataaaaactgtaATAATCTCgaattcaaaaagaaaaaaaaaaaactctttctaACTTTGAATAGAAGTATTTTAGCGCATCACTACCAATCGCTTAAAACTGTCGAACGTTGAAAGTTCATTATTGCTTTTACCCTCTGCGCAGAGAAAGATTAATGTTTTGTTGTTAGTTTTGTGGGTCTGCCTCTTCGATGATGGATTTACTCTCTACACACCATCATGGAGACTGAATTTGTAATtatggttttcttttttttctttgtggCCCAGATATGTACTCCAAAGGAGAGAGTCTATATTGATGATCTATTGATCGACCTTCCTTGTAAAATTATTATGTGGATTATTCAAAGAACTTGCAGCTATCGAAAGGAAAGAGCCTTGTATGCATTAAATGACGGAGTCTTAGATAGCCACTGCCATGTCCAGTGACTAGATACCCTTAGGCTATAAGAGACACCACAAGTTGTTCCTTATGCCTCCTGGAGATTTAGGTTTCATGGTTCAATATGCTATCGACTCAGGTtgttttccttgtgttttatgGGTTCTAGCTCCATATCTATGGAGGAACGTTCTTGGTGCCAACTGCCAACTATGGTGATTTTCCTAAATAGCAGTGACAGTGAAAATGTTCTACTCCTAGGTCTCTAGGGAAAGAAGTggatttatttgattttgatttgccTAAATTAGGGTGGAAATCCAATTCTATTTTGTCTTTTTTACATAAAAAGCCCTACACCTACCTAGGAGCACCCCTTCGCATGGGATCGAAAGGAACGGTTGTAAGCTGTCCAAGAGATCCCAGATGAGGGAATCTTAGGGAGAGCTGCCTACCGAAATTCCATCTATCGTTAATATTATACCAAAAAATACAACCTCGTTAAAGCAGATCAGGAAAAAACCTTCCGAGCGTGACAATCCTCAATAAAATTGGCCTATCTGTCCCAACTGAAGGATTCATTTACCAGTGAAGGGTTGCGTCACATAGGGATGAACTGGGTTACATTGTCTGAGTTTTGTAATGAATTCTCTTGATATACCATTAGTGCATTTAAAACTCGTCTAATACATTTAATttgcataataaaaaaataaaaactacattttcttagaaaattaaaaacaatttaatgatACCAATAGGCTTGTGCGTGATAATATTGAAACCAAATACAAAACTAAGTGATCTCAGTTCAAATTCTAGTTAGACCCAAACGTACCCCCAAAAAAAAAGTTCATGAGGCGGACAAGTGCAACAGAGTTGGTAGCTCGTTGAACTTTATTATAAATTCGGTAGCTCGAATTCAATATCTGATCCAAATAGCTTTCCTCCGTTTATGTTCCCTTAAGAGTAAGATCTTATTGagtttaaagaaaatatttttctaaataataaataataatgcttCACAGAATATTGAACTTGTCAAACTGGCCGGCAATTGTAGAATTTGACAAACTGGGCTGACAATTTATATTCAATCATGATCGAACTGATTCTGTTTCACTAGATAATGGACATTTGATCGATAAGCACAGCTGATTTATGCCCGTCTCTCGGAAAAGGTAAGTGGTGCGTTTCTTTCTCAAAATAGACAGCAAGACAATATTTCTAATTCATTAACccaaagaaaaattcaaataaacatTAGTTAGCTTGCCAGCCTTTTCGCTCAACATGAGGTAACACTGTTAAAACCAAAGCCAATTTAAGGATCGAGATGATAGAGAACTCCCCCTTAGATAAGCAGTTCATGGCATATGCAAAATCTTCATTTAAGAGGAATAAACCTGGATGAGTGGGTAGCACCAATACCAGGTCTTCCATGCTTCACAGGCTTGTAAGAGATTGAGAACTCGGCTAAATAATGGCTTATCATTTCAGGCTTGATTTCAACTTGATTAAAAGTCTTGCCATTGTAAACCCCAATAATGCTACCAATCATTTCAGGTACTATGATCATGTTGCGGAGATGAGTCCTAACAGGCTCAGGTTTCTCACCAGGTGGAGCCTCCCTTTTCTGCAACAAATTTTAAGATCCTTTTACTCTGTCTTCAACACCAAAATTAACTCATGCCGACATCTAGAACACTATGGATCTCCACCAATAATAACAGATAAAGATCACAGGACCAAAAAAGTATCAGTATTTTGTTACTTGATTACCCAAAAAAAAGGGATATTTTGTTTTGTTCGAAACAAAACTTTTCAAGCTTCAATGAAATATAAGCAAAATTAATTAACAGAACAGTAACAATTAGTTTCAAATAGTATTTTAGTTTCAAATAGTATTGAAGAATTAACAAATTGATAACATAATCAGtgatgtaaaataattttacccGAGAGCTCAGTAAAACTAAAAGCAAAGGACAACTAAGAGCAAAGGCAACTGATACGGTCCCTAGCGTAGGATCTGGTTATGGGTCTTTGGAACAAAGGGTCAGGTTTAgaagatgaaggagaagaaggggTGTTTTTTCTTCTGCCTATGTTTACAGACTTAAGGAGAATCTGAAATCCTTGAGTTTTAAGTACTCAAACTTTTGATTAATTTCCTGATATCCTTATTCAATATGAGCTGTTTGTTTAAATACAGCAAGTTTAACAATAATCtcctaaaaataatgaaaaatatactcccactaacaaaataaaaaatcacaacTGAAATAAAAAGATTCCTAAAAATCCGAGAAAAAATAGCAGCAGCTTATTGACCAGGACTAAGTCAGTCTTGTAACTTCCTCAAGCCATGACTGTATCTCTTGTATACTTTTAATTGTTGTTGGTTGCTATCATTACTCCCCCCCATTTTTAcgtgcttgtcctcaagcacagTGGCTGGAACTGAAGTAGCAAAGTTACCAGGAATACTGGTATGGAATGGTTTGAGCTTCGAAACATGAAAGACTGGATGCACTTGAGTATCGGAAGGAAGGTCTAATTTGTATGCCACCGGACCGATGCGCTGGAGAACAGTATACGGACCAGAATATTTGGGAAGAAGCTTCTGATGACGTCTAGCAGCAAGTGATTTTTGACGATAAGGCTGCAGTTTAAGCAAAACCTTGTCTCCTTCCTTGTACTGAACATCACGATGCCGGGCGTCATAGAATAACTTCATTTTCTGCTGGGCACCTAACAAGTTAGTGCGCAAAGAAGAAAGCAGATCATCACGAGACTGTAGAGCAATGTCTAAGTCATCCAAACTGGAACTTCCAGGAGAATAAGAAAGCAAACGCGGGGGCGGCCTGCCATAAACAACTTCAAATGGGGTAGCCTTCAAAGAAGAATGGTAGCTGGTATTATAGCAGTATTCAGCCCAAGCTAACCAATCCATCCATTTGGTGGGACGATCACTTGTAAAGCAGCGAAGATACAATTCAATAGTACGATTAACTACCTCAGTCTGGCCATCAGATTGGGGATGATAAGCCGAACTAAAGGATAGTTTAGTGCCGCACAAGGTAAATAACTCGGTCCAAAAAGCACTTGTAAAAAGCACATCACGATCACTGACTATACTTTCTGGAAGCCCATGCAATTTAAAAATGCAATCAAAGAAGAGTCGGGCAACACTCACCGCTGTGTAAGGATGTGATAGAGGCAAAAAATGGGCCTGTTTAGAAAATCTATCCACCACCACTAATAAAACGTTTTTGCCCCTAGATGTAGGCAAACCTTCAATAAAATCTAAAGAGACATCAGCCCAGATTTGAGTTGGAATAGGCAAGGGTTGCATAAGACCCGCAGGATGAAGATTGTCGGATTTATGGCGCTGGCAAACAGAGCAAGCACGAACAAATTCTTTAACATCTTTTTTAATGCCCACCCAATGGAAATCTCTAGTGATGCGATACAAAGTTTTCTGATAACCTTCATGGCCTTGATTATGTACAGCAGACAGCACAGCCTGAATTGAAGAGGAAGAGCTGGGGAAAAAAGCGCGGCCTTTGTAGAGCAAAAGTCCCTGCTTAAAACTCCATGGTAATGCTGCAGTTCCATTATTAACATTAGTGATCAAGTGCTGAATTTCAAAATTCTGCAATTGCTCTCGACGGATTTCGTCAAATAAATTCAGATGAGGAACTGAAATTGCCATAAGAGCCGTAACATT
The sequence above is a segment of the Manihot esculenta cultivar AM560-2 chromosome 5, M.esculenta_v8, whole genome shotgun sequence genome. Coding sequences within it:
- the LOC110616177 gene encoding 40S ribosomal protein S15-4 isoform X1, which codes for MADVETDVAAPGMPKKRTFKKFSFRGVDLDALLDMSTDELVKLFPARARRRFQRGLKRKPMALIKKLRKAKREAPPGEKPEPVRTHLRNMIIVPEMIGSIIGVYNGKTFNQVEIKPEMISHYLAEFSISYKPVKHGRPGIGATHSSRFIPLK